Proteins from a genomic interval of Clostridia bacterium:
- a CDS encoding thiazole biosynthesis protein — protein MQLDDIVISRAIIQRYTEELLNYLESDVAIVGAGPSGLAAAYYLARVGRKVAVFESRLSVGGGMWGGGMMFNQIVVQKPAKAILDELGIRSRPFTEGYYTADSIEATTTLASQAVKAGAKIFNLVAAEDVLVRGERVAGLVLTWSAVQLAKLHVDPLGVRSDFVIDATGHECRVVHMVQDKLRAPLLTPSGRIEGERSLWAEVGEPAILKNTREVYPGLYVAGMAANAVFGDHRMGPIFGGMLLSGQKVAQLILACFGCGS, from the coding sequence ATGCAACTTGACGACATAGTAATTTCCCGAGCTATTATCCAGCGCTACACAGAAGAATTGCTCAACTACCTGGAAAGCGATGTCGCCATCGTAGGGGCCGGGCCATCTGGCCTTGCTGCTGCCTATTATTTGGCTCGAGTCGGCCGGAAGGTTGCGGTCTTTGAGAGCCGGCTGAGCGTCGGCGGTGGTATGTGGGGTGGCGGCATGATGTTTAACCAGATTGTAGTGCAGAAGCCGGCCAAAGCTATCCTAGATGAGCTGGGCATTCGGTCTCGGCCTTTCACAGAGGGGTATTACACGGCTGATTCAATAGAGGCTACTACTACCTTGGCCTCCCAAGCGGTTAAAGCTGGAGCGAAAATATTCAACTTGGTGGCAGCGGAGGATGTTTTGGTACGAGGCGAGCGGGTGGCGGGTCTGGTGCTGACCTGGAGCGCGGTACAGTTGGCTAAGCTTCACGTTGATCCGCTAGGAGTCCGGTCAGATTTTGTGATCGATGCTACCGGACATGAATGCCGGGTAGTACATATGGTACAGGACAAGCTTCGGGCCCCGCTCTTGACTCCCAGCGGCCGCATCGAGGGGGAGCGAAGCCTTTGGGCCGAGGTGGGGGAGCCCGCCATTCTTAAGAACACCCGCGAAGTATACCCCGGCCTTTATGTGGCCGGGATGGCTGCCAACGCTGTGTTCGGAGATCACCGCATGGGCCCAATTTTCGGGGGAATGCTGCTTTCGGGGCAAAAGGTGGCCCAGTTGATCCTTGCTTGTTTTGGATGCGGTAGCTAG